In Paraburkholderia terrae, the DNA window CGCAGCCGATACACCGCCCTCCCACCCTGCGGCGCCTGATCGAGACCGGACGGCAACGGCGCGCCGTCCACATGGGCGGCAGACTCCGCGAACTGCGCCGCGGGATAGAGCGCGGACGCTGCGTCCGTTCTGTGCGCTTTCGCGATATGGCCGCGATATGACGGGATCGCGAAGGCGGCCAGCGTCGCCGCAATCGCCAGCGCGACGATCAGTTCGAGTAGCGAAAAAGCGCGATCATTGGTCCTCATTGCAATGGTTATGACGGGATGTGTACTCAAAAAGGGCGCGCAGCAACGCGTCGCCAGTGCTTTTCGACCGTGCAGCCTTCGACCACCAACTGAAGTTGCAGCCACATCTGCGAATCCACCTTGCGCCTGTAGCCTCTTGCGGTGACGAGCCAGGTTTGCGCGCTTGCGCGGTTCGTCAGTTGCCACTTTTCGATCAGGCATTGCGGTGCGCGAAACGATAGCGAGGTCGGCCACGATGCGAATGGCGCGATTGCATTGGCTTCGAAGGTCGTTTGCGATTTCCAGCCGATGGGCTCGCCGCCGACGCCCGACATGCCCGGCATGCCCGCAAGCGCACCGTTGACGACATTGCGCGCGCATGTCGACAGAGCCGAGTCCGCTGCGTGCAGCGCGATCAGATGGTCGGCCATACCCGCCGCGTTTCGCGCGGCCGCTACTGATTGCTCGAACCACGCGGCCGAGGTCGCGAGCATCATTGCGGCGATCAGCAGCACGACGGGCAGCGCGATGCCCCGATCGCGTGCATGCCGGTGCAACCGTCGTTTGTGTCTGCATGGCGACGAGATCACGCTGCGCTCCCCTCGTTGTTGCGTATCGCGACGCGCCGCCAGAACGCCCGCCTTACGCGCGCATCGGCACTGAGCGCGGACACGCCGTCGCAATCGACATAGCGCGACTGGAGCGCCTGCGGCGCGCCCCGAACGAGCACGCATACGTCGACGGCAACGACATTTGCCCATTGCGCGGGCAACAGCTGCGCCGCGTCCATCGCAGACGATGCACCCGCAAGC includes these proteins:
- a CDS encoding type IV pilin protein, whose protein sequence is MRTNDRAFSLLELIVALAIAATLAAFAIPSYRGHIAKAHRTDAASALYPAAQFAESAAHVDGAPLPSGLDQAPQGGRAVYRLRILPADDSNGGYALEAQPLANGPMAEDACGTFILDATGSKSNRNAASADPDDCWSAR
- a CDS encoding pilus assembly PilX family protein, whose translation is MHRHARDRGIALPVVLLIAAMMLATSAAWFEQSVAAARNAAGMADHLIALHAADSALSTCARNVVNGALAGMPGMSGVGGEPIGWKSQTTFEANAIAPFASWPTSLSFRAPQCLIEKWQLTNRASAQTWLVTARGYRRKVDSQMWLQLQLVVEGCTVEKHWRRVAARPF